GTTTAGATCGTGTAAGAAAAGTCGTTGTGAATCGCAACATGTTTGCTCTTCTTCATCGCACAGCCAATAGAAGTTTGACACGTCCTAATTTACTTttcgttattttattttattcgaAATAAGTTTAGGGTTATTAATGAGAGAACTCGAAAGTCGAGGAGTTATATTGCACTtttcctaaaataaaaataaaaaagcgtCAAAGTCGGAAGAAGAGAAAGTTTCGAGTCTGTTTCTGTGGGGAGATGGAGGTTCCAAGCTGTGAGAAGATGCTTGAGTGTATGAGCTCTTGTCTCTCTCAGATCAAATGGCGAATCAAGCCCACTTCCAAACGCCGTCTCGAAATAGGTTTCCCTTCTTCCGTTCTCTCTCTATGGTGAattgagaaaatatattttgattcctTTGAGTTTTTATTGTGTATCTGATGATGATGCGTTTTGATTGCCTTTGTTTGGTGGGTTTTATCATTTTCATcataaagtttgaaactttagtAATTAGCATCATTATATAGATCGTTCAAATATCAAACACTTGACTCTTGTAGTAAGTAAAGTATGATCTCAGTTTCCCCTTATGATTTGAATTTGTAGATGTGCTGGCACTATGCACGGGGATGAGACCAGTTGTGATGATTGACTATGGTGGCAAGTTGCCTGAGCTTCAAGACCGCTTGCTTTCCCTTCTTGAGCTTCTCCAAGAGGTTGTTAGTcttcatctctttcttcttcaagCAACATTAGTACTTGGAGTGTGTCTGTCTGTATGTGTGTAGCTGACTTTGTGTCCTCTTTAGGGTTTACCAGTCTTTAAAGATCTGAGGGTTATGGTGATAGAGGATATGATTTACCTGATAAATGTGAGAATACTGCCCAAGTGGTTGAGTTCAGAACCTGAGTTGTTCTTCGTCGACTTGGAACAAGATCCTCCAAAGGTTGttccttttttataaaaagcttTCTGTCTTTGTTTCATGCTCTCattcttgctttttttttgtttcaagatGGTTGAACAAAGCAAGGAAAGCAATCTTGGGATGCAGCTTAGGTCGATTCAGAAGCTATTCTCTTCCACATTTCCTTTAGATGGGAGCAACAATGATACCAAGACATCACTTGATGAAGCCAACTCTTCTCAGTCTTCTTTACTCATCGATCTTAGCTGTTGTTTACAAGACACTAAGGTTACAATCCCAACATTAAACGGgtatattttcaaaatccaaCTCTTTCTTCATTCATCCACCATATGCTGTCATCATAGT
The sequence above is drawn from the Raphanus sativus cultivar WK10039 chromosome 7, ASM80110v3, whole genome shotgun sequence genome and encodes:
- the LOC108859373 gene encoding uncharacterized protein LOC108859373, encoding MEVPSCEKMLECMSSCLSQIKWRIKPTSKRRLEIDVLALCTGMRPVVMIDYGGKLPELQDRLLSLLELLQEGLPVFKDLRVMVIEDMIYLINVRILPKWLSSEPELFFVDLEQDPPKMVEQSKESNLGMQLRSIQKLFSSTFPLDGSNNDTKTSLDEANSSQSSLLIDLSCCLQDTKVTIPTLNGWLLDYPVVYLFGTDHIEEAIYNLSTKSLRIFKVLVQRNGATEKDSLLEELTSFSVPYDLSMGGSKEVWAEAFLERMSSRWEECKHIWSSLDLQVSECYPQAIVL